A window of the Linepithema humile isolate Giens D197 chromosome 4, Lhum_UNIL_v1.0, whole genome shotgun sequence genome harbors these coding sequences:
- the roq gene encoding uncharacterized protein roq isoform X1, translating into MPIQAPQWTEFLSCPICCHDFDAAIRGPISLGCGHTICRACLANLHRKQCPFDQSVINTDVERLPVNEALLQLLGNTIPAVASSTSVSNQQQNYQKLLPADQHVNYLRAKNCIEELALYLKPCQTTSTTGIGNSGGGLVSRPMQRKLVTLLGCQLVEPEGRARALRAARSLGERTVTELILQHQNPQQLSANLWAAVRARGCQFLGPAMQEEVLKLVLLALEDGSALSRKVLVMFVVQRLEPHFPQASKTSIGHVVQLLYRASCFKVSKREGDSSLMQLKEEFRTYEALRREHDAQIVQIATEAGLRIAPDQWSALLYGDTAHKSHMQSIIDKLQTPQSFAQSVQELVIALQRTPDPGQLSGLRPQLELLAAIDPSPETEPPSLAECRAALEAVRIVVAALVDFVRQHGGGGISGSNRKSAAQDNGGGGGPGGSSGSGLATGKYKVSMCRDLTLRGTCPRSNSCTFAHSDTELDKYRLKNRKLSIKANSDQAELKGEKNSKAFNKQNADLTTYSAKIHDRETSPAAIQHPTTISTNLENNLIDSLTSTYMLPPASLQNLSHLGLCPVKGGTVVDSSGSPAVHCSGHYVMPGSIATVNYGPSPTTATNLGVWDTPQIIPANHVTNDKKRTVAAKTMLAMLLQRKMEILNQLETMVGKQQQQQQQQLASSQMKTNYDLQQGSDLSLMSNNYSIWTTANSFRCPSGADPSPPTSHLLDDDMPFVPSLDVSHAPPLLPASKHGPISRLSKTLIRSPCNGTLQHLANFYNEGIGSNSATPELHFRTPNSLTSWYYGNQSYATIGVNDGIQTMASTNSGSSNDSSGFAGDNYVLGCNIVAPESPSQFSRSDCMPKNLSLESQKVKQQLRHLEKKINDLKLATQGATTIYTASERLAQELRMIEAGIRERERDVRNWSSPYSDGTGTNAFPWIQQTSNNWLSNQEYSQDYKTEEEEDTYEAGIANDMRELELRWEYELREQEKHWSSGGEEDTTVTTTASTK; encoded by the exons ATGCCGATACAGGCACCACAGTGGACTGAATTTCTGTCGTGTCCAATCTGCTGCCATGACTTTGACGCAGCTATACGAGGCCCCATATCACTTGGTTGCGGTCATACCATATGTCGCGCTTGCCTCGCCAATTTGCATCGTAAACAATGTCCTTTTGATCAG AGCGTTATCAATACTGATGTTGAGAGATTGCCGGTGAACGAGGCACTGTTGCAATTGCTGGGGAATACTATTCCTGCTGTTGCTTCATCTACATCTGTGTCAAATCAGCAGCAAAATTATCAGAAGCTCTTGCCGGCCGATCAACATGTCAACTATCTGAGAGCCAAAAATTGCATCGAGGAACTCGCTCTTTATCTTAAACCATGTCAAACTACCAGTACCACAG GCATCGGGAACAGTGGTGGAGGATTGGTATCTCGACCGATGCAACGCAAACTAGTAACGCTACTTGGTTGTCAGCTAGTGGAACCAGAGGGGAGGGCGCGTGCACTACGTGCCGCTCGCAGTCTTGGCGAGCGCACCGTCACCGAACTCATATTGCAGCACCAGAATCCACAGCAGCTCAGCGCCAATCTCTGGGCAGCTGTGCGCGCTCGTGGCTGCCAATTTCTCGGACCAG cAATGCAAGAGGAAGTCCTCAAGCTCGTATTATTGGCATTGGAGGATGGTTCAGCGTTATCACGGAAGGTGTTAGTAATGTTTGTAGTGCAACGACTGGAACCACACTTTCCACAAGCAAGCAAAACCAGCATCGGCCATGTGGTGCAACTTCTCTATCGGGCGAGCTGTTTCAAG GTTTCGAAGCGCGAGGGTGACTCGTCGTTGATGCAACTGAAAGAGGAGTTTCGCACTTACGAGGCTTTGAGACGCGAACATGATGCGCAAATTGTACAGATTGCTACAGAAGCTGGTCTGCGTATTGCGCCCGACCAATGGTCGGCGCTGCTTTACGGCGATACTGCCCATAAATCTCATATGCAGAGCATCATCGACAAATTGCAAACACCGCAGTCATTTGCTCAAAGTGTTCAGGAATTGGTAATAGCGTTACAACGCACCCCTGACCCTGGACAACTGAGCGGTCTCAGGCcacaattagaattattagcTGCCATTGATCCCAGTCCTG aaACTGAACCACCGAGCCTGGCTGAGTGTCGGGCGGCTCTGGAGGCTGTAAGGATAGTAGTGGCTGCGCTAGTAGACTTTGTGCGGCAACATGGAGGTGGCGGTATCAGTGGCAGCAATCGAAAATCAGCAGCGCAGGACAATGGAGGTGGTGGCGGACCTGGTGGAAGCTCTGGCTCTGGTCTGGCAACCGGCAAGTATAAAGTCAGCATGTGCAGGGATCTAACCCTGCGCGGTACCTGCCCAAGATCCAACAGCTGTACCTTTGCCCACAGCGATACTGAGCTTGATAA ATATAGATTGAAGAATCGCAAGTTGAGCATCAAAGCGAATTCAGATCAGGCGGAATTGAAAGGTGAAAAGAATAGCAAGGCCTTCAACAAGCAGAATGCTGATTTAACGACTTATTCGGCGAAAATACACGACAgagaaa cttCTCCAGCGGCGATACAGCATCCGACGACAATTTCAACCAATTTAGAAAACAATTTGATTGATTCATTGACTTCGACGTACATGTTGCCGCCTGCATCTTTGCAAAACTTGTCGCACCTCGGACTATGTCCTGTAAAAGGAGGAACCGTCGTAGATAGCAGCGGATCTCCCGCTGTGCATTGCTCCGGACATTACGTAATGCCGGGATCCATTGCTACTGTCAATTATGGACCTTCACCAACAACCGCTACAAATCTTGGAGTATGGGATACACCGCAAATCATACCGGCAAATCATGTAACCAATGATAAAAAG cgaACAGTGGCAGCAAAGACCATGTTGGCGATGCTGTTGCAACGCAAGATGGAAATTCTGAATCAGCTGGAAACGATGGTGGGtaagcagcagcagcagcaacagcagcaactaGCATCGTCGCAAATGAAGACG aattacgATCTTCAGCAAGGAAGCGACTTGTCGTTAATGTCAAACAATTACTCGATATGGACCACTGCAAACAGCTTTCGTTGTCCTTCTGGAGCGGATCCATCGCCACCGACTTCGCATCTGCTCGATGATGACATGCCTTTTGTGCCCTCCTTAGACGTGTCCCACGCACCTCCTTTATTGCCGGCCAGCAAACACGGGCCAATCTCGAGGTTATCCAAAACTCTGATAAG ATCTCCTTGCAACGGAACTCTGCAGCATCTCGCAAACTTTTACAACGAAGGAATTGGTTCTAACTCTGCTACTCCAGAACTTCACTTTAGAACTCCAAATTCTTTAACATCCTGGTATTACGGCAATCAAT CGTATGCTACGATCGGCGTCAATGATGGTATACAAACAATGGCATCGACAAACTCTGGTAGCAGCAACGATAGCAGTGGCTTTGCTGGCGACAATTACGTTCTTGGGTGCAATATCGTCGCGCCAGAATCGCCATCGCAATTTTCGAGATCTGATTGTATGCCAAAGAA TTTAAGTCTCGAATCACAGAAGGTGAAACAGCAACTCAGACATTTGGAGAAGAAGATTAATGATTTAAAG CTGGCAACGCAAGGAGCCACCACTATCTACACGGCTAGCGAGCGATTGGCGCAAGAATTACGTATGATCGAAGCGGGTAtcagagaaagggagagagatgTGCGAAATTGGAGCAGTCCGTACAGCGATGGCACTGGTACTAACGCTTTTCCTTGGATCCAGCAGACCTCCAACAACTGGCTGTCTAATCAAGAATACAGTCAGGATTACAAAACCGAGGAAGAG gAGGATACGTACGAGGCGGGAATAGCAAACGATATGCGCGAATTGGAGCTGCGCTGGGAATATGAATTGCGCGAGCAGGAAAAGCATTGGTCCAGTGGAGGCGAGGAGGATACTACTGTCACCACTACCGCCTCTACAAAATAA
- the roq gene encoding roquin-1 isoform X2 gives MPIQAPQWTEFLSCPICCHDFDAAIRGPISLGCGHTICRACLANLHRKQCPFDQSVINTDVERLPVNEALLQLLGNTIPAVASSTSVSNQQQNYQKLLPADQHVNYLRAKNCIEELALYLKPCQTTSTTGIGNSGGGLVSRPMQRKLVTLLGCQLVEPEGRARALRAARSLGERTVTELILQHQNPQQLSANLWAAVRARGCQFLGPAMQEEVLKLVLLALEDGSALSRKVLVMFVVQRLEPHFPQASKTSIGHVVQLLYRASCFKVSKREGDSSLMQLKEEFRTYEALRREHDAQIVQIATEAGLRIAPDQWSALLYGDTAHKSHMQSIIDKLQTPQSFAQSVQELVIALQRTPDPGQLSGLRPQLELLAAIDPSPETEPPSLAECRAALEAVRIVVAALVDFVRQHGGGGISGSNRKSAAQDNGGGGGPGGSSGSGLATGKYKVSMCRDLTLRGTCPRSNSCTFAHSDTELDKLKNRKLSIKANSDQAELKGEKNSKAFNKQNADLTTYSAKIHDRETSPAAIQHPTTISTNLENNLIDSLTSTYMLPPASLQNLSHLGLCPVKGGTVVDSSGSPAVHCSGHYVMPGSIATVNYGPSPTTATNLGVWDTPQIIPANHVTNDKKRTVAAKTMLAMLLQRKMEILNQLETMVGKQQQQQQQQLASSQMKTNYDLQQGSDLSLMSNNYSIWTTANSFRCPSGADPSPPTSHLLDDDMPFVPSLDVSHAPPLLPASKHGPISRLSKTLIRSPCNGTLQHLANFYNEGIGSNSATPELHFRTPNSLTSWYYGNQSYATIGVNDGIQTMASTNSGSSNDSSGFAGDNYVLGCNIVAPESPSQFSRSDCMPKNLSLESQKVKQQLRHLEKKINDLKLATQGATTIYTASERLAQELRMIEAGIRERERDVRNWSSPYSDGTGTNAFPWIQQTSNNWLSNQEYSQDYKTEEEEDTYEAGIANDMRELELRWEYELREQEKHWSSGGEEDTTVTTTASTK, from the exons ATGCCGATACAGGCACCACAGTGGACTGAATTTCTGTCGTGTCCAATCTGCTGCCATGACTTTGACGCAGCTATACGAGGCCCCATATCACTTGGTTGCGGTCATACCATATGTCGCGCTTGCCTCGCCAATTTGCATCGTAAACAATGTCCTTTTGATCAG AGCGTTATCAATACTGATGTTGAGAGATTGCCGGTGAACGAGGCACTGTTGCAATTGCTGGGGAATACTATTCCTGCTGTTGCTTCATCTACATCTGTGTCAAATCAGCAGCAAAATTATCAGAAGCTCTTGCCGGCCGATCAACATGTCAACTATCTGAGAGCCAAAAATTGCATCGAGGAACTCGCTCTTTATCTTAAACCATGTCAAACTACCAGTACCACAG GCATCGGGAACAGTGGTGGAGGATTGGTATCTCGACCGATGCAACGCAAACTAGTAACGCTACTTGGTTGTCAGCTAGTGGAACCAGAGGGGAGGGCGCGTGCACTACGTGCCGCTCGCAGTCTTGGCGAGCGCACCGTCACCGAACTCATATTGCAGCACCAGAATCCACAGCAGCTCAGCGCCAATCTCTGGGCAGCTGTGCGCGCTCGTGGCTGCCAATTTCTCGGACCAG cAATGCAAGAGGAAGTCCTCAAGCTCGTATTATTGGCATTGGAGGATGGTTCAGCGTTATCACGGAAGGTGTTAGTAATGTTTGTAGTGCAACGACTGGAACCACACTTTCCACAAGCAAGCAAAACCAGCATCGGCCATGTGGTGCAACTTCTCTATCGGGCGAGCTGTTTCAAG GTTTCGAAGCGCGAGGGTGACTCGTCGTTGATGCAACTGAAAGAGGAGTTTCGCACTTACGAGGCTTTGAGACGCGAACATGATGCGCAAATTGTACAGATTGCTACAGAAGCTGGTCTGCGTATTGCGCCCGACCAATGGTCGGCGCTGCTTTACGGCGATACTGCCCATAAATCTCATATGCAGAGCATCATCGACAAATTGCAAACACCGCAGTCATTTGCTCAAAGTGTTCAGGAATTGGTAATAGCGTTACAACGCACCCCTGACCCTGGACAACTGAGCGGTCTCAGGCcacaattagaattattagcTGCCATTGATCCCAGTCCTG aaACTGAACCACCGAGCCTGGCTGAGTGTCGGGCGGCTCTGGAGGCTGTAAGGATAGTAGTGGCTGCGCTAGTAGACTTTGTGCGGCAACATGGAGGTGGCGGTATCAGTGGCAGCAATCGAAAATCAGCAGCGCAGGACAATGGAGGTGGTGGCGGACCTGGTGGAAGCTCTGGCTCTGGTCTGGCAACCGGCAAGTATAAAGTCAGCATGTGCAGGGATCTAACCCTGCGCGGTACCTGCCCAAGATCCAACAGCTGTACCTTTGCCCACAGCGATACTGAGCTTGATAA ATTGAAGAATCGCAAGTTGAGCATCAAAGCGAATTCAGATCAGGCGGAATTGAAAGGTGAAAAGAATAGCAAGGCCTTCAACAAGCAGAATGCTGATTTAACGACTTATTCGGCGAAAATACACGACAgagaaa cttCTCCAGCGGCGATACAGCATCCGACGACAATTTCAACCAATTTAGAAAACAATTTGATTGATTCATTGACTTCGACGTACATGTTGCCGCCTGCATCTTTGCAAAACTTGTCGCACCTCGGACTATGTCCTGTAAAAGGAGGAACCGTCGTAGATAGCAGCGGATCTCCCGCTGTGCATTGCTCCGGACATTACGTAATGCCGGGATCCATTGCTACTGTCAATTATGGACCTTCACCAACAACCGCTACAAATCTTGGAGTATGGGATACACCGCAAATCATACCGGCAAATCATGTAACCAATGATAAAAAG cgaACAGTGGCAGCAAAGACCATGTTGGCGATGCTGTTGCAACGCAAGATGGAAATTCTGAATCAGCTGGAAACGATGGTGGGtaagcagcagcagcagcaacagcagcaactaGCATCGTCGCAAATGAAGACG aattacgATCTTCAGCAAGGAAGCGACTTGTCGTTAATGTCAAACAATTACTCGATATGGACCACTGCAAACAGCTTTCGTTGTCCTTCTGGAGCGGATCCATCGCCACCGACTTCGCATCTGCTCGATGATGACATGCCTTTTGTGCCCTCCTTAGACGTGTCCCACGCACCTCCTTTATTGCCGGCCAGCAAACACGGGCCAATCTCGAGGTTATCCAAAACTCTGATAAG ATCTCCTTGCAACGGAACTCTGCAGCATCTCGCAAACTTTTACAACGAAGGAATTGGTTCTAACTCTGCTACTCCAGAACTTCACTTTAGAACTCCAAATTCTTTAACATCCTGGTATTACGGCAATCAAT CGTATGCTACGATCGGCGTCAATGATGGTATACAAACAATGGCATCGACAAACTCTGGTAGCAGCAACGATAGCAGTGGCTTTGCTGGCGACAATTACGTTCTTGGGTGCAATATCGTCGCGCCAGAATCGCCATCGCAATTTTCGAGATCTGATTGTATGCCAAAGAA TTTAAGTCTCGAATCACAGAAGGTGAAACAGCAACTCAGACATTTGGAGAAGAAGATTAATGATTTAAAG CTGGCAACGCAAGGAGCCACCACTATCTACACGGCTAGCGAGCGATTGGCGCAAGAATTACGTATGATCGAAGCGGGTAtcagagaaagggagagagatgTGCGAAATTGGAGCAGTCCGTACAGCGATGGCACTGGTACTAACGCTTTTCCTTGGATCCAGCAGACCTCCAACAACTGGCTGTCTAATCAAGAATACAGTCAGGATTACAAAACCGAGGAAGAG gAGGATACGTACGAGGCGGGAATAGCAAACGATATGCGCGAATTGGAGCTGCGCTGGGAATATGAATTGCGCGAGCAGGAAAAGCATTGGTCCAGTGGAGGCGAGGAGGATACTACTGTCACCACTACCGCCTCTACAAAATAA